A window of the Kiloniellales bacterium genome harbors these coding sequences:
- a CDS encoding tetratricopeptide repeat protein, which produces MAYYDLGTYSRKVSTSSNNAQLWFDRGLVWTYAYNHEEAIACFEKALEADADCAMAHWGIAYAIGPNYNKPWEAFEEDEKPDCLTRAREAIAKAGALKEKVLPFERSLIEAITHRYPEDATIEDFAPWNDAYADAMRVVYRDHQDDLDIGCLFAEAIMNRTPWQLWDLRSGKPAEGADTLEAIAVLEAAFDKHDGAWRHPGLLHMYIHLMEMSPHPERALRHGDALSTLVPDAGHLLHMATHIDVLCGDYQNVVSRNHTAILADRKFLEREGADNFYSVYRCHNYHFKIYGAMFIGQPRAAMDTSDELIATIPEDFLRAMADWFEGFIPMKQHVLIRFGRWSDILAQALPADRELYSVTTAMMRYARTVALANSGKLAEADAECDLFFEARDEVPESRMLFNNTCRDILAVAEQMLLGELEYHKGNHEQAFEHLRKSVELDDTLPYDEPWGWMQPTRHALGALLIEQGRYDEAEAVYRADLGLDATLSRACQHPGNVWSLHGLHECLVHRGETVEAAQIKLQLDKAAARAEVPIKASCYCRRKVAA; this is translated from the coding sequence ATGGCCTATTACGACCTGGGAACATACTCACGAAAAGTCAGCACCAGTTCCAACAACGCCCAGCTTTGGTTCGACAGGGGCCTCGTCTGGACCTACGCCTACAACCACGAGGAAGCGATCGCCTGCTTCGAGAAGGCGCTCGAAGCGGACGCCGATTGCGCCATGGCCCACTGGGGCATCGCCTACGCGATCGGTCCGAACTACAACAAGCCCTGGGAAGCCTTTGAAGAGGATGAGAAACCCGATTGCCTGACACGTGCGCGTGAGGCGATCGCCAAGGCGGGGGCGCTCAAGGAGAAGGTGCTTCCTTTCGAACGCTCGCTCATCGAGGCGATCACCCATCGCTATCCCGAAGATGCGACGATCGAGGACTTTGCGCCCTGGAACGACGCGTATGCCGACGCGATGCGCGTGGTTTACAGGGACCATCAGGACGATCTCGATATCGGCTGCCTCTTTGCCGAGGCGATCATGAATCGGACACCTTGGCAGCTCTGGGACTTGCGATCGGGCAAGCCGGCCGAGGGGGCGGACACGCTGGAAGCGATCGCCGTCCTGGAAGCGGCCTTCGACAAGCACGACGGCGCTTGGCGGCATCCCGGCCTGCTGCACATGTACATCCATCTCATGGAGATGTCGCCGCATCCCGAGCGCGCGCTGCGCCACGGCGATGCCCTGAGCACCCTGGTGCCCGACGCCGGGCACCTGCTTCACATGGCGACGCACATCGACGTTCTGTGCGGTGATTATCAGAACGTCGTCTCGAGGAACCACACGGCGATCCTCGCCGATCGCAAGTTCCTGGAGAGGGAAGGGGCGGACAACTTCTATTCCGTCTACCGCTGCCACAACTATCACTTCAAGATTTACGGCGCGATGTTCATTGGCCAGCCCAGGGCGGCCATGGATACGTCCGACGAGCTGATCGCCACGATCCCCGAAGACTTCCTGCGCGCGATGGCGGACTGGTTCGAGGGCTTCATCCCCATGAAGCAGCATGTGCTGATTCGCTTCGGGCGGTGGAGCGACATTCTCGCCCAGGCGCTGCCGGCGGATAGGGAACTCTACAGCGTCACCACCGCGATGATGCGCTATGCCCGTACTGTCGCCCTGGCGAACAGCGGGAAGCTTGCCGAGGCCGATGCCGAATGTGACCTCTTCTTCGAGGCCCGCGACGAGGTGCCCGAGAGCCGGATGCTGTTTAACAACACCTGCCGTGACATCCTGGCTGTGGCCGAGCAGATGCTCCTCGGTGAACTGGAGTATCACAAGGGCAACCACGAGCAAGCCTTCGAGCATCTCAGGAAGTCCGTCGAGCTGGACGATACCCTGCCATACGACGAGCCCTGGGGCTGGATGCAGCCGACCCGCCACGCGCTCGGTGCGCTGCTGATCGAGCAAGGCCGCTATGACGAGGCCGAGGCGGTCTACCGGGCCGATCTGGGTCTCGACGCCACCCTGAGCCGCGCCTGTCAGCATCCAGGCAATGTCTGGAGCCTGCACGGTCTCCACGAATGCCTGGTTCATCGCGGTGAGACGGTTGAGGCGGCTCAGATCAAGCTGCAACTCGACAAGGCCGCTGCCCGCGCCGAGGTTCCGATCAAAGCCTCCTGTTACTGCAGGCGGAAGGTCGCAGCATGA
- the parA gene encoding ParA family partition ATPase: MPGKIITVAQHKGGAGKTTLVAHLAVAFAEMKKSVGLIDMDPQQSLSIWHRVREKYFTDAPSPLALSRVDQLALRWEAQKQAEAHDIVLIDTPPHAEEEARTAVRSADLVVLPVQPSPMDVWAVLPSLSLAEKAGKPALIVLNRVPPRAKLTEALLPVVKQLEGALARTRIGNRTLLASALNEGRGVTEAKAKSVAAQEIHRLAKEVLRKAA, from the coding sequence ATGCCTGGAAAGATCATCACGGTCGCGCAGCACAAGGGCGGTGCCGGCAAGACGACCCTTGTCGCGCATCTGGCCGTCGCCTTTGCCGAAATGAAGAAGTCCGTCGGCCTGATCGACATGGATCCACAGCAGTCGCTGTCGATCTGGCATCGGGTCCGCGAGAAGTACTTTACCGATGCGCCGAGCCCACTGGCGCTCAGCCGAGTCGACCAGCTCGCCCTTCGTTGGGAGGCGCAGAAGCAGGCCGAGGCCCACGACATCGTCCTGATCGACACGCCGCCGCACGCCGAGGAGGAAGCGCGGACCGCGGTGCGGTCGGCGGACCTCGTCGTTCTGCCGGTCCAGCCCTCGCCGATGGACGTCTGGGCCGTGCTGCCCTCGCTCTCCCTGGCCGAAAAGGCCGGCAAACCGGCGCTGATCGTGCTCAACCGGGTGCCGCCGCGGGCGAAGCTGACCGAGGCGCTCCTGCCGGTTGTCAAACAGCTCGAGGGAGCGCTCGCCCGTACGCGGATCGGCAACCGGACGCTGCTCGCCAGCGCGCTCAACGAGGGCCGCGGGGTCACCGAGGCCAAGGCGAAAAGCGTCGCGGCCCAGGAGATCCATCGCCTGGCGAAAGAGGTCCTGCGCAAGGCGGCGTAA
- a CDS encoding L-threonylcarbamoyladenylate synthase: MSEGLRYNVRAADEAGVRAAAKVLREGGLVAFPTETVYGLGADARNDRAVAAIFEAKGRPRFNPLIVHFRHLAAAAEETVFDSRARALAERFWPGPLSLVLPRAPGSRISLLCSAGLDTLAVRVPGHESAQALLNACALPIAAPSANPAGRISPTRAADVVAALGERVDLVLDGGPCPIGLESTVVDMSGAAPRLLRPGAVTREELEEELETLESGEAEGPLRAPGQLASHYAPEHPLLLDALRATQDQALLAFGPNPPRGAARTLNLSVSGDLREAAANLFAFLRALDEAPVSAIAVMPIPSYGLGAAINDRLARAAAPRDA; this comes from the coding sequence ATGAGCGAAGGCCTCCGATACAACGTGCGGGCGGCAGACGAGGCCGGTGTGCGGGCAGCGGCGAAGGTGTTGCGTGAAGGCGGGCTGGTCGCCTTTCCCACCGAGACCGTCTACGGCCTGGGTGCCGACGCCCGCAACGACCGGGCGGTCGCGGCGATCTTCGAGGCCAAAGGCCGACCGCGCTTCAATCCTCTGATCGTTCATTTCCGCCACCTTGCCGCGGCGGCCGAGGAGACGGTCTTCGACTCCAGGGCGCGGGCGCTCGCCGAACGCTTCTGGCCCGGTCCGCTCAGCCTGGTCCTGCCGCGGGCTCCAGGATCGCGAATTTCCCTGCTCTGTTCCGCCGGCCTCGATACCCTCGCGGTGCGCGTGCCCGGTCACGAGTCCGCCCAGGCCTTGCTTAATGCCTGCGCGCTGCCGATCGCCGCCCCCAGCGCCAACCCGGCCGGCCGCATCTCGCCGACCCGGGCGGCCGACGTGGTGGCGGCGCTGGGCGAACGTGTGGACCTGGTGCTGGACGGTGGCCCCTGCCCCATCGGTCTCGAATCGACGGTCGTGGACATGAGCGGCGCGGCCCCCCGCCTGCTGCGCCCGGGGGCCGTGACCCGCGAGGAACTGGAGGAGGAGCTGGAAACCCTCGAATCCGGAGAGGCGGAGGGCCCGCTACGCGCGCCGGGACAGCTCGCCAGCCACTATGCCCCGGAGCACCCGCTCTTACTCGACGCGCTGCGCGCGACGCAGGATCAGGCGCTGCTGGCCTTCGGACCGAACCCGCCAAGAGGCGCGGCCCGCACCCTCAACCTCAGCGTCAGCGGCGACCTTCGCGAAGCGGCGGCGAACCTTTTCGCCTTCCTCAGGGCGCTGGACGAGGCGCCGGTCTCCGCCATCGCCGTGATGCCGATTCCGTCCTACGGCCTGGGTGCCGCGATCAACGACCGGCTGGCCCGCGCTGCCGCACCCCGCGACGCCTGA